Proteins from a single region of Limnothrix sp. FACHB-406:
- a CDS encoding XDD3 family exosortase-dependent surface protein, which translates to MKPQQLLASLATATLCTLGVGLQAANAGTVYNGWNYGIDSFKDGVSGSLGGMFEMYGFGIKQDGETIYVGIDARLPITGQLDNGALNKSITWGDMFFNFSGNPLLNAQGNLFGVRFASTNDSVVKPLGLYSQVSGKNVASQNRGFASYADQSKYVTGAKGIAGMGELTDAEAKVYFKDASLNVISKGQQVVESVFESLDSATLSALGFNLNGALNGAKPPESNANGAKRQTFGFKFTRGEGMVGDFVAHVFAECLNDGMAVRGNLAPKPEPTPEPVSLLGLAAVGAAVATRRYRAAKVG; encoded by the coding sequence ATGAAACCCCAACAACTTTTAGCCAGCCTCGCAACCGCCACCCTCTGCACCCTGGGTGTTGGTTTGCAAGCAGCCAACGCAGGCACGGTTTACAACGGCTGGAATTACGGCATTGATTCCTTCAAAGACGGCGTGAGCGGCTCTTTGGGTGGAATGTTTGAAATGTATGGTTTCGGAATTAAGCAAGACGGCGAAACCATCTACGTTGGTATCGATGCCCGATTGCCCATTACCGGCCAGCTTGATAACGGCGCACTCAACAAGTCCATCACCTGGGGCGACATGTTCTTTAACTTCAGTGGCAACCCGCTGCTGAATGCCCAAGGAAATCTGTTCGGCGTTCGCTTTGCCAGCACCAACGATTCAGTCGTGAAGCCCTTGGGCCTCTACAGCCAAGTGAGCGGCAAGAACGTTGCCAGCCAAAACCGTGGGTTTGCATCCTATGCGGATCAGTCGAAATACGTGACCGGTGCCAAGGGCATTGCTGGCATGGGCGAACTGACCGACGCAGAAGCCAAGGTTTATTTCAAAGATGCATCGCTGAACGTGATCAGCAAAGGACAGCAGGTAGTGGAATCGGTGTTTGAATCCCTCGACAGCGCCACCCTGTCGGCCTTGGGCTTCAACCTAAATGGCGCGTTGAACGGTGCTAAGCCCCCAGAAAGCAATGCCAATGGCGCAAAACGGCAAACCTTTGGCTTCAAGTTCACCCGGGGCGAAGGGATGGTGGGTGACTTTGTGGCCCACGTCTTCGCAGAATGCTTGAACGATGGGATGGCTGTGCGGGGCAACTTGGCTCCGAAGCCAGAACCCACGCCGGAACCTGTTTCCCTGTTAGGTCTGGCGGCTGTGGGCGCTGCGGTGGCCACTCGTCGCTACCGTGCGGCCAAAGTTGGTTAA
- the csaB gene encoding polysaccharide pyruvyl transferase CsaB produces MGSVQRVVLCGYYGQGNGGDEALLATLLQLLPIGVEPLVLSGNPVETHDRYGVMAVDRMDRSALWGALRSSQALVWGGGSLMQDATSWASPLYYAGLMGAARQWGLRRVAWAQGIGPLRRGWVKGIARSTFRACDGVTVRDRESAQLLKTWQVKGFELAPDPVWALASMPVPEVAPGPKVAVALRSHPSLTPDRLEKLAVALDRFQSQTGALIVFVPFQPIADGAIAQRLAQHLGPNRSRIVSYSDPRQLKGLFRQMNLTIGMRLHALIMAAAEGSRCWGLSYDPKVRVLLESVGAPGWTLCDESIDGVEVNKQVGATPPAPLASLPTNPEAIAAAWLTAYEQPNPIAPAQVAQLCDRAQLHGLMLARVLRD; encoded by the coding sequence ATGGGGTCTGTGCAGCGAGTTGTGTTGTGTGGCTATTACGGTCAAGGGAATGGGGGCGATGAGGCCTTGTTGGCGACGCTGTTGCAATTGCTGCCGATCGGGGTGGAGCCGCTGGTGCTGTCGGGGAACCCGGTGGAAACCCATGATCGCTATGGGGTGATGGCGGTGGATCGGATGGATCGATCGGCCCTGTGGGGGGCGTTGCGATCGAGTCAGGCCTTGGTTTGGGGCGGGGGCAGCCTGATGCAAGATGCCACCAGTTGGGCTAGTCCGCTCTACTACGCAGGGTTGATGGGGGCGGCGCGTCAGTGGGGACTGCGGCGGGTGGCTTGGGCCCAGGGAATTGGCCCGTTGCGGCGCGGGTGGGTGAAGGGCATTGCGCGATCGACCTTTCGGGCTTGCGATGGGGTGACGGTGCGCGATCGGGAGTCGGCCCAGTTGCTCAAAACCTGGCAAGTCAAGGGGTTTGAGTTGGCCCCGGATCCTGTTTGGGCCTTGGCCAGCATGCCGGTTCCGGAGGTTGCGCCGGGCCCCAAGGTGGCGGTGGCCTTGCGATCGCACCCCAGCCTCACGCCCGATCGCCTGGAAAAATTAGCCGTGGCGCTTGATCGCTTCCAAAGCCAAACCGGTGCTCTGATTGTGTTTGTGCCCTTCCAGCCGATCGCCGATGGCGCAATTGCCCAACGCCTGGCCCAACATCTCGGGCCCAATCGATCGCGCATTGTTAGCTACAGCGATCCCCGACAACTGAAGGGCCTATTTCGGCAAATGAACCTGACGATCGGGATGCGGCTCCATGCCCTGATCATGGCGGCGGCGGAGGGGTCGCGCTGTTGGGGTCTCAGCTATGACCCCAAGGTGCGGGTGTTGCTGGAGTCGGTGGGTGCGCCGGGGTGGACTCTCTGCGACGAATCGATCGATGGCGTTGAAGTGAACAAGCAAGTTGGCGCAACACCGCCAGCGCCCCTTGCATCCTTGCCGACGAATCCCGAAGCGATCGCCGCTGCTTGGCTAACGGCCTATGAACAACCCAACCCGATCGCCCCGGCCCAGGTGGCGCAATTGTGCGATCGGGCCCAACTGCACGGGCTAATGTTGGCCCGTGTGCTGCGCGATTAG